Proteins from a genomic interval of Schistocerca piceifrons isolate TAMUIC-IGC-003096 chromosome 3, iqSchPice1.1, whole genome shotgun sequence:
- the LOC124788207 gene encoding protein extra-macrochaetae-like, protein MKSASTAVCTPQRAPAVGGRVHRRDSSSEVQLYLSKLRRLLPARPGARRLTKLEVIQSVIDYICDLQYCLEMPLEAVDASLKTTAVQLPAEALSEDRTLPACGEHEPAFFGGDHDRLCSAAAEADELELEEEDLMMEEEDLEAEEDAEAENVAPAPSAPAPTPAPLEQQGLHAPY, encoded by the exons ATGAAGTCCGCATCGACCGCCGTGTGCACGCCGCAGAGGGCCCCTGCCGTCGGCGGCCGCGTCCACCGGCGAGACAGCAGCAGCGAGGTGCAGCTGTACCTCAGCAAACTGCGGCGCCTGCTGCCCGCGCGCCCGGGCGCCAGGCGCCTCACCAAGCTGGAGGTCATCCAGAGCGTCATCGACTACATCTGCGACCTGCAGTACTGCCTGGAGATGCCGCTGGAGGCCGTCGACGCTTCCCTCAAGACAACCGCCGTCCAGCTGCCGGCCGAAGCTCTGTCGGAGGACAGGACGTTGCCTGCCTGCGGCGAGCACGAACCCGCATTCTTCGGCGGCGACCACGATCGGCTGTGCTCG GCTGCAGCTGAGGCCGACGAATTGGAACTGGAGGAGGAGGACCTGATGATGGAGGAGGAGGACCTGGAGGCGGAGGAAGACGCGGAGGCGGAGAACGTGGCGCCTGCGCCGTCCGCCCCCGCGCCGACGCCCGCCCCCCTGGAACAGCAGGGGCTGCACGCGCCGTACTGA